The genomic segment GCCTGCCTGCTCTTCGGGGTGAGCGCGCTCTACCACCGCGGCAACTGGGGACCGCGCGCCAACGCCGTCCTGCGCAGACTCGACCACGCGAACATCTTCCTGATCATCGCGGGCACCTACACCCCGCTCACGATCCTGCTGCTCCCCGACGGCACCCGGGAGACGCTGCTGTGGGCGATCTGGGCCGCCGCGCTGATCGGCATCGCCTTCCGCGTCTTCTGGGTGGGGGCCCCGCGGTGGCTCTACACCCCCTGCTACATCGCGATGGGGTGGGCGGCCGTCTTCTTCCTGCCCGACTTCCTGCGCGAGGGCGGGATCGCGGTGCTGCTGCTCGTGATCGCCGGCGGGCTGCTCTACAGCGCCGGCGGTGTCATCTACGCGCTCCAGCGCCCCAATCCGTCACCGCGGTTCTTCGGCTTCCACGAGGTGTTCCACTCGCTCACCCTGGCGGCCTTCGTCGCGCACTACATCGGCATCTCGCTGGTGGCGATCTGACGACGGCGGACGCCCCGCAGGGCCACCGCGGGTCGCGGTGCGGAAGCGGGGGGCGACGGCACGCCGATGGCCCCGGGTCCTCCGCGCCCGGCTGCCGACCGTCCGCCGGCCGCGCCGCGGCCCCGTAGCGGACCTCGCCGCCGGGCCGTAGCGGACGTCACCGTCGGCCCCGAGCCGGTCCCGCCGCCCCGGCCCTGTCACGCGGCCGGGGCGTCGGCGTTCCCCGGCCACCCGGAGCCCCCGGGCAGCCGCAGGCCCGGGGTGGCCCCGGGCTGGGCCCGCACCACCCGTCCCGTTCCCCCGCCGGGTCACTCCCCGGCGTCGTGGGACCCGCCGAGCCGGCCGGCGAGGGCCTCCGGCTCCGTCACCGGCGCGTCGCAGGTGAAGTGGCGGCAGACATACGCCGCCGGCCGGCCGTCCCGCAACGGGCGGTCCCGCAGCAGCGGCGGATGCTCCGCGCCGGGCTCCCCGAGCGCCACGACCGCGCCGGGCGCGGTGCCCAGCAGCGCCGTACGGTGCAGAGCGGCCGTCGCCGGATCGTCCCGCGGGCCGATGACGGCCACCTCGCGCGGTCCGTCCAGCGCCGCCTCCGCGACGGCCAGCCCCCAGCCGGTGTGCCGGGGAACGCGGGGTGCCAGCGCCCGCACCACACCGAGCGCCCCCTCCGCCGCGCTGCGGTGCTCGGCGCTGCCGGTGTACGCGGCGTACGACAGGAGCGCGCCGGCCGCGGCGGACCAGCCGGAGGGGGTGGCCTCGTCGGTCGGGTCCTGCGGGCGGCGGATCAGCCGCTCGCCGTCGTCGGCGGTGTCGTAGAGCGCGCCGTCCTCGCCCCGGAAGTGCCGCAGCACGGTGTCCAGGAGCAGCCCGGCGAACGTCACCCAGACGCCGTCACCGGTGACGGCCGAAAGGGCGAGGAAGCCTTCGGCGACATCCGCGTAGTCCTCCAGGACTCCCGCGTTGGCCCCGGCGGTGCCGTCGCGGGAGGTCCGGGCGAGCCGGCCGGTGCCGTCCATGTGGACCCGTACCAGCAGATCGGCCGCGGCGGTCGCCGCCTCGACGAGGTCGGGGCGGTCGAAGTAGGCGCCGGTCTCGGCGAGAGCCGCGATGGCGAGCCCGTTCCAGGCGGCGACCACCTTGTCGTCCCGCCCCGGCCGGGGCCTCCTGGCGCGCGCCTCGGCCAGGCGCTCGCGGATGGAGGCGATGCGGTCTGCATCGGTGAGCCCCTCCCCGGGGAGCTGGAGCACGGAGGCGCCCTCCTCGAAGGTGCCCTCCTCGGTGACCCCGAAGTATCCGGCCGCCAGCCGTGCGT from the Streptomyces xinghaiensis S187 genome contains:
- the trhA gene encoding PAQR family membrane homeostasis protein TrhA — translated: MTATSGASREAVHHDDNAPSETSGVLPQDLSKPVKPRLRGWLHAGMFPAVLISGVFLTALADTDPGRIACAVFTLTACLLFGVSALYHRGNWGPRANAVLRRLDHANIFLIIAGTYTPLTILLLPDGTRETLLWAIWAAALIGIAFRVFWVGAPRWLYTPCYIAMGWAAVFFLPDFLREGGIAVLLLVIAGGLLYSAGGVIYALQRPNPSPRFFGFHEVFHSLTLAAFVAHYIGISLVAI